The genomic DNA ATCTGCGCCATCTGTGAAATCTGCGGATAAACCATTAACCGTCACTGAAGCAGTATTAAGGTCATTTATTGAACCACTGATTGAGATAGTCGGCGTATTGAGATAGACACCGTCAACATGCGAAGTTATCGCTACAACAGGCGACACCGTATCACGAATGACGGATTTCGATTTTTCAATGCCGTTTCCGGCCCTGTCCGTGGCAATCGCTGTTATAACATTCGTTCCTTCCTCGTTAAGCGCCACTGACGTTGAATAGCTATCAGCCGACAGGGGAATGGCCGCACCGTTAACGGTAAGCCATTCGACCTGACTGTAAAGGTCCGATGCCGTACCTGATACATCTATTGTCAAACTATTGGTAAATGCTCCTTCAAGAGGTGAGAGAATTTCCAGGGAAGGAAGGCTTTTATCGAGGTTGACCAATACCGTCGTCTTTATATTATTCCCGGCAACATCTGTCGCCTCCCCTTCAAACAACTGTCCTCCACCCTCGGCAGCAACAGGAATAGGGGGAGAGCAAAAAGCAATGCCCGACAAAAGGTCGCTGCAGGCAAAATTAATGGTCACATCCGTATTATTCCAGCCATTGCTATTGGGTAAAGGCGAAATGGAACCCTCCAGGAGAGGCAGCGTTTTGTCGAGGCTGACTTCGACACTTGCCGTGGCGCTGTTTCCCGCATAGTCGATGGCTGTCCCGGAAATTACCTGTGCGGCGGCCTCCAGGGTAACAGTCACAGGATCTGGGCAGCTTTGAATACCCGACGTTGCGTCACTGCAGGTAAAAGTCACGGTTACATCGTTTTTGTGCCAGCCGCTCATATTGGCGGCATGATCGATAGAAGCAGTAATAGAGGGAAGATCGTTATCTTCACCGATAATGTAGATGGTAACGGCCCCGCCGGGCTTGCCGCGCAGCTCTACGGACAGCTCATTATCGATCTCCGGAAAAAGCCCGGCCTCAACAAGGGAAACGTTCTGATTAAAATTACTCGGCCCGACGGCTTCTATCCCGTTCAAAGTGATGACTGAGCTTGACACCTTCTCATAGGTATCATCCGCCAGGCCGCCGTTAAAAACCTGTAAAGTATAAGTTGTGCCGGGATTTAGAAGTGAAAAATGCCTTATCTCCGTAACAGGGCTGCCGTTTAGACGATGAAACACTTCCGGGCCAAATGCAGTAAAGGAACCGGCATAAGCAATCCCTGAAAAACAACAAAGACTCAAAAAGGAAAAAAAGAGGAAAGTTAAAAAAACGTTTAATCTGTCTGTTATCAATTTATAAACACCTTTTTATTAGAATTTTTATAAAATATGTGGCAGAGAAAGCTCAGAACCTCAAGATGCCCGCAATTTTTGTACCACCTGAAGTAAGTGACTAATTTATAACAATGTTTACCGCTCTTGCGCCTCACAGCTTGCCCCGGAAACAAAAGAAGTTTAAAGATTTTGAACTAGCTCATTTTCTCTTATATTTCCTATAGTTATAAAAATATCGAAAGAAATTGCTCAAGAAAATCGATATTTATATCGATTTTCTTGAGTGGCAACAGGCCCATACTGTAAATTTTGAAAACGGTTTTCTCTTTTCCCCTTCTATTTAGTTTTCATCGGTCAAGGGTGCTTTTTCGCAATCTCTGCGTCAATCTTCGGCTTTGCTTGTGCCATGTACAGTAGTACAACTCGGCGAAACCCTTGATTTCCTTGACCTTGCAAAAAATCCCTCCTTTCCGAATTGAAAACAAAGTTTCATTTATTATAGTTTCTCGATGGACACTATTTAGCGCTTATAATTCTCCCGAACCCGCCATTTCGAACATTTGAGGCGATATTCACCGGGCGTCATGTTCATGGATTTCTTAAATTGCTGATAAAAACCCTGTATCCGGCCAAAACCTGCTGTTTCTGCGATTTCCTTCAGGGGAAAGGGAGTTTCAGATAAGAGTTCCTTTGCTTTTTCAAGTCTGAAACGGATGAGGTGCTGATTAAAGGTCTTGCCTATCTCTTTTTTAAAAAGCCTGTTTAGATGGTCTTCCGAAACATCAAGCTCACGGGCCGCCAATTTGAGCGTAATGGGCTCCTGGTAATTATACTGCACATACGTCAACGCGCTTTGCACCTTGAGGTGCATCAAAGTCTTTGGCTCGGGGTAAGGCCTTTTTTTTCCCGCTCCCCTTGACAGGATATCTCTTATCCTGCAAGCCAACACTTCAACATCATAAGGTTTCCTTATGTAACCGCTAACGCCCAGATCAGCGCATGATTCAGCATATTTAAGCCTGCTTTCACCGGTAACCACAATGACAGGCGTATTATCCTTATGCAGCTTCTTCTTTTCCAGCAGATCAATGCCCGTCATTCCAGGCATTACAATGTCCAGAACAACACAATCGGCCTTCATCTCCATGAGATAATTCCAGGCAAGCCTTCCATTAACGGCCTTTAGAATATGGAATTCTTCGCCCAGCAGCTTTGCTGTTGAATCAAGCAGCCTGACTTCATCATCGACAAGTAATACAGAGGCTTTATTATTCATTTTCCTTATCCCCCTTTAAATAACCGTCACCATAAGTAAAAAAATGAATTTCCCGATTCTAATACAGGGAAGGAAGGCAGTCAACAAAAAACATGTGATACTTGCAACAATAAAGAGGCTACGGACTTCTATATTAAGCCGGATTCGGAAAAGCCGCATTTTTTAACAATCCGGCACATACCATCAGTCGCCGTCTTTCTCTTTTTCCCGGCGGCCATGGTTTTCTCCATCATCATCGTCAGACTCACCGCGGGAACTGAAAAATCATTCGCCCTCCATTCTTGCTTAAAGCCCTCTTAGAAAATCCGCTTTTCAGAAATGGAAGCCGGCAGGGAAGAAGGGATTGTTTCGATGGAAATGAAGCGGAATGACTTAATAAACAATTATTTTTTTAACAAAAAAAAGCCGGCTGCAACTGCAACCGGCTTTTATTATCTTCTGGAGCGGGAAACGGGATTTGAACCCGCGACCCTCGCCTTGGCAAGGCGATGCTCTACCACTGAGCTATTCCCGCGTTTGGAAGAGTAATGATAGCAAAATTATTTTTTTTGTCAATTAAAAAAAGTGCTCAATCACCTGACCCTTTCCCCCGCAATCCGCAATCCGCAACCTGAAGTTACCTGGTAATCACCTCTTTAAACTTTTTCAGGTAATCGTAGCCCGACCAGAGGGTAAGGCCGAGGGCTATCCAGAGAAGAAGGGTCCCGAGAATGTGGAAATTTATGCCGTAATAATTGAAGTGGAGCAAAAGACCGATAAGGGCCGCAATCTGGAAACCTGTCTTGTATTTGCCGAGATTGCTTGCGGCAATGACGATCCCCTCGGAAGAAGCCACCCCTCTTAGCCCGGTTATGGCTATCTCACGGGCAAGAATAAGAACGACAATCCAGGCGGAGATTCGTCCGAGAGGGATAAGCATGATCATGGTGGTCATGACGAGGAGCTTGTCTGCCAGCGGGTCGAGGAATTTGCCCAGCGTGGAAACGGTCTGGTTTTTCCTGGCAAGATAACCGTCGAGCCAGTCTGTGGCGGAAGCAACGGCAAAGATGAGGGCCGCAATAAAGGCGGCAACCTTGCCTTCGAAAAAAAGACAGAACATAATGAGCGGGATAAGAACAACCCTGGAGAGGGTAAGATAATTGGCTGTATTGTATATATTTTCTTTCATATCAGTTTAGTTTATTTAATCGTTTAATCGTCAAAATACTCTCACATCTTCCTGTACTCGTCATAATAAACAAGTACCTTCCTCACGTAATTCCTCGTCTCCTTAAAGGGGGGAATGCCGCCATACTTAATGACATTGGTCCTTCCCGCATTATAGGCGGCCAGCGAAAGCTTGAGATCATTTTCAAAGAGGTTGAGCAGGTAGCGTAAATACCTCACTCCTCCTTCGATACTCTCGTAGGGATCAAAGGGATTGATTACATCCAGGGCATCTGCCGTTTCGGGCATGAGTTGCATAAGTCCCTTGGCGCCGGCACGTGAAACGGCGTAGGGATTAAAGTCCGATTCGGCCCTGATGACAGCCTTCACAAGATGCGGATCGACGGAATATTTCCTGGCTGCCCTTTCGACAAGTGTTATAATCTTCTTCATTCTCTGCGATGAAAGGGCGGGCCTCTTTTCGGGCTCGCCATGGGGTGTAAAGCGGAGATCGGAAGGAATATTCGTCACATGGAGAACACCCTTTTTATCGACATAACTGTAAAACCCGTCGATGGCAAAGGCATTGCCCGTGAGGATCAAGCAGGAAATAAATATGAGCAACATTATTTTCAATGAAAAACCCTCACTGCCTGTCTTCTTTCAATGGGAAGCTTCATAATTATTAAGGTTCCTTCGCCCTCTTCACTTTCAACATGAATATGTCCGTGGTGCTCTTCAATAATCATATACACTTTAGCAAGACCTATGCCCGCTCCCGACATTTTGGACGTATAAAAGGGGTCATAAATATCTTTAAGGGCCGATTCGGGAATGCCGCAGCCCGTATCTTCCACACGCATTGAAATGAGGTTTCCCTCTTTTTCCAGAGCAACCTTAAGCATGCCTCCATCAGGCATAGCCTCTACAGCATTCTCAAAGAGATTGAAAAGAAGCTCCCTAAGGTGGTTCTCATCTGCATAAATGCGGGGCAAGTCATCCCTTTCCAGGCTGACCTCTATCCCTTCATTTTCAAGGTCAAAACCGGCAAGGACTTCATTGACAATCTCAATAAGATCAACACATTTAAAATCAGGCTCATGAAGTTTTGTAAAATTCACATAGGCTTCAATATCCTTGACCATCTTTTCAAGCCTGCCCACATCATGGAGAATAATCTGCAAATATTTTTTATACTCACTCTCCTCGGGGAAAGCCTTTCCAAGCCGCCTGGCAAAGCCGCCCATCGATATGAGAGGATTTCTTATCTCGTGGGCAATGCCGTCAACAACCTTGCCGAGAGAGGCAAGTCTGGCCGATTCAATAAGCTGCTCGCGAAGCCTCTTTTCGTTCGTCAGGTCCCTTATGACGGCAACGACGCCCCCCTTTTTCCCTTTCGCCCCCTTAATGACCGAGGTAGAAAGGTATCCCGGGAAATCCCCTTCCCCCTTACGAACAAAAACAAATTCTCCACTGTAGCGCCCTTCCTCCTTTGTGAGAGAAAGGATATTATCCACATAGCCGCTCTCGGAACTGTTTTTAAAAAGCGCCGAAATCGGTTGGCCGAGCATTGCCTCTTCTTCAACATGCCATAATCGCTGGGCGGCAATATTGAATGACTTGATCCTGCCCGACTCGTCGGCTGAGATAATCGCCTCATTCACATTGTCGATGAGATGGGCCAGGTAGGCCTCCGTCTCATGAATCTTCTCTTTAAGCCTTATGTTCTCAAGGCGCGTCCTGTTTTTTTCAAGAAGCGTTTCAATGAGGCTTAAGACTTCCTTATAGGAAACAGGCTTGGTGAGATAATCATCAGCACCGAGCTTCATTGCTTCAACAGCCGTCTCTTCCGAACCGTGGGCCGTCATCATGACGACCAGTGTATCGGGAGAGGCGGACTTAATATGCTTTAGCA from Deltaproteobacteria bacterium includes the following:
- a CDS encoding response regulator — protein: MNNKASVLLVDDEVRLLDSTAKLLGEEFHILKAVNGRLAWNYLMEMKADCVVLDIVMPGMTGIDLLEKKKLHKDNTPVIVVTGESRLKYAESCADLGVSGYIRKPYDVEVLACRIRDILSRGAGKKRPYPEPKTLMHLKVQSALTYVQYNYQEPITLKLAARELDVSEDHLNRLFKKEIGKTFNQHLIRFRLEKAKELLSETPFPLKEIAETAGFGRIQGFYQQFKKSMNMTPGEYRLKCSKWRVRENYKR
- the pgsA gene encoding CDP-diacylglycerol--glycerol-3-phosphate 3-phosphatidyltransferase, which translates into the protein MKENIYNTANYLTLSRVVLIPLIMFCLFFEGKVAAFIAALIFAVASATDWLDGYLARKNQTVSTLGKFLDPLADKLLVMTTMIMLIPLGRISAWIVVLILAREIAITGLRGVASSEGIVIAASNLGKYKTGFQIAALIGLLLHFNYYGINFHILGTLLLWIALGLTLWSGYDYLKKFKEVITR
- a CDS encoding lytic transglycosylase domain-containing protein translates to MLLIFISCLILTGNAFAIDGFYSYVDKKGVLHVTNIPSDLRFTPHGEPEKRPALSSQRMKKIITLVERAARKYSVDPHLVKAVIRAESDFNPYAVSRAGAKGLMQLMPETADALDVINPFDPYESIEGGVRYLRYLLNLFENDLKLSLAAYNAGRTNVIKYGGIPPFKETRNYVRKVLVYYDEYRKM
- a CDS encoding response regulator, which gives rise to MEKATILVADDSQLFQELFHDLLVRKGYDIVQAFDGKEALEIFNSRHPQVVMLDVMMPRFNGMEVLKHIKSASPDTLVVMMTAHGSEETAVEAMKLGADDYLTKPVSYKEVLSLIETLLEKNRTRLENIRLKEKIHETEAYLAHLIDNVNEAIISADESGRIKSFNIAAQRLWHVEEEAMLGQPISALFKNSSESGYVDNILSLTKEEGRYSGEFVFVRKGEGDFPGYLSTSVIKGAKGKKGGVVAVIRDLTNEKRLREQLIESARLASLGKVVDGIAHEIRNPLISMGGFARRLGKAFPEESEYKKYLQIILHDVGRLEKMVKDIEAYVNFTKLHEPDFKCVDLIEIVNEVLAGFDLENEGIEVSLERDDLPRIYADENHLRELLFNLFENAVEAMPDGGMLKVALEKEGNLISMRVEDTGCGIPESALKDIYDPFYTSKMSGAGIGLAKVYMIIEEHHGHIHVESEEGEGTLIIMKLPIERRQAVRVFH